The Gemmatimonadota bacterium genome has a window encoding:
- the rpsP gene encoding 30S ribosomal protein S16, with protein sequence MAVAIRLRRTGAKKRPFYRIVVTDNRKRLGGKYIESLGYYNPISPEQLEMDVEKAVDWLNRGAQPSETVRSLLVKSGAIQKWRGDNEETTEAAE encoded by the coding sequence ATGGCAGTGGCCATACGGCTTCGCCGCACGGGAGCCAAGAAGAGACCCTTTTACCGGATCGTCGTTACGGACAACAGGAAACGCCTGGGCGGCAAATACATCGAAAGCCTGGGTTACTACAACCCCATTTCGCCGGAACAGCTGGAGATGGACGTGGAAAAGGCTGTCGACTGGCTCAACCGCGGCGCCCAACCGAGCGAAACGGTGCGGTCGCTTCTGGTGAAGAGCGGCGCGATTCAGAAGTGGCGCGGCGACAACGAAGAGACGACCGAAGCGGCCGAGTAA
- the dnaB gene encoding replicative DNA helicase, with translation MNSQSDGAERLPPQAVEAEAAVLGAMLLEQDAISIALEILDDTAFYREAHRKIFNAIIALYDRNEPTDVITLSEELEKRHELPAVGGSFYLVGLTEGVSTAANVEYHARIVLEKSQGRKLINVATQIASRAYESSEDTAELLDDAERMVFSLSQRDARRGFTQLNPILHDTFENIEKLHEQDTTVTGVPTGFTRLDEMTAGFQRGDLVIIAARPAMGKTALCLNIIRHVAVEAGVGVGLFSLEMTSHQLAQRMLCSEARVDSHLMRTGRLPGDAWSNLSIAVGALATAPVYIDETPALSVTEMRSRARRLMSEHDDIGLLAVDYMQLMRGPNDAENRQQEISAISRNMKALAKELDVPIVALSQLSRAVEIRGGDGRPQLSDLRESGAIEQDADVVLFIYRPARYADGEEQEQNQAEIIIGKQRNGPVGTVDLVFVDRFARFENPDLYHEDPG, from the coding sequence ATGAACAGCCAGAGCGACGGGGCGGAGCGACTTCCGCCACAGGCCGTGGAAGCGGAGGCGGCGGTCCTGGGCGCCATGCTGCTGGAGCAGGACGCCATATCGATCGCCCTCGAGATCCTGGACGATACCGCGTTCTACCGAGAGGCGCACCGCAAGATCTTCAACGCCATCATTGCCCTGTACGACCGGAACGAACCCACCGACGTGATCACCCTGAGCGAAGAGCTGGAGAAGCGGCATGAACTGCCCGCCGTGGGGGGATCCTTCTACCTGGTCGGCCTGACGGAAGGCGTTTCGACTGCGGCCAACGTGGAATATCACGCCCGGATTGTGCTCGAGAAGTCCCAGGGACGCAAGCTGATCAACGTGGCGACCCAGATCGCCTCCCGGGCCTATGAATCGTCGGAAGACACCGCGGAACTGCTGGACGACGCCGAACGGATGGTGTTCTCCCTGTCCCAGCGCGACGCCCGACGCGGCTTCACCCAGCTCAATCCCATTCTGCACGACACCTTCGAGAACATCGAAAAGCTCCATGAGCAGGACACCACCGTGACCGGCGTGCCCACGGGCTTCACCCGGCTGGACGAGATGACCGCCGGCTTCCAGCGCGGGGACCTGGTCATCATCGCGGCCCGGCCGGCCATGGGGAAGACAGCCCTCTGCCTGAACATCATCCGCCACGTGGCGGTGGAGGCCGGGGTCGGCGTCGGCCTGTTCAGCCTCGAGATGACCAGCCACCAGCTGGCCCAGCGGATGCTCTGCAGCGAGGCTCGTGTGGATTCCCACTTGATGCGCACCGGCCGGCTGCCGGGAGACGCGTGGTCGAACCTGAGCATCGCGGTTGGGGCCCTCGCCACCGCGCCGGTGTACATCGACGAGACCCCGGCGTTGTCGGTTACCGAAATGCGTTCCCGGGCGCGCAGGCTGATGTCCGAGCATGACGACATCGGCCTGCTGGCCGTCGACTACATGCAGCTCATGCGGGGCCCGAACGACGCGGAGAACAGGCAGCAGGAGATCTCCGCCATCTCCCGGAACATGAAGGCCCTGGCCAAGGAGCTGGACGTCCCGATCGTCGCGCTGTCGCAGCTTTCCAGGGCGGTGGAGATCCGCGGCGGGGACGGTAGGCCGCAGTTGTCGGACTTGAGGGAGTCGGGCGCGATCGAACAGGACGCCGACGTGGTGCTGTTCATCTACCGGCCCGCCCGTTACGCAGACGGCGAGGAACAGGAGCAGAACCAGGCGGAAATCATCATCGGCAAGCAGCGCAACGGTCCCGTCGGAACGGTGGACCTGGTCTTCGTGGACCGTTTCGCCCGTTTCGAGAACCCGGATCTCTATCACGAAGACCCGGGCTGA
- the tgt gene encoding tRNA guanosine(34) transglycosylase Tgt: protein MASLAFNLLARDPASNARAGRMTTPHGEIRTPVFMPVGTQATVKTLTPEELEAAGAQIILGNTYHLFLRPGHALIREMGGLHGFMNWRRPLLTDSGGYQVFSLSDLKSIQEEGVTFQSHIDGSRHLFTPESVMEIETALGADIIAPLDECPPYPCDYGYAKDSAALTLRWAERSQKRFDELEGERAHPQALFGIVQGSVYEDLRVDCARSLVDRGFDAYAIGGMSIGEPKSAMADLIDATVEHLPEDRPRYLMGAGTPEDLVDAVGRGIDMFDCVIPTREGRNGALYTRSGRINIYNARFRADDGPIDSSCSCYACRTFSRSYIRHLYRAGEILGPRMGTLHNIHFYVGLVSEMRKAILEGRFGAWSRSFLTAYRSETARSETARSETARSETARKEQPQ, encoded by the coding sequence ATGGCTTCGCTGGCCTTTAACCTGCTCGCCCGGGACCCGGCTTCCAACGCCCGGGCCGGCCGCATGACGACCCCCCACGGCGAAATCCGCACGCCGGTGTTCATGCCCGTGGGGACCCAGGCGACGGTGAAGACGCTGACGCCGGAGGAACTCGAGGCCGCCGGCGCGCAGATCATACTCGGCAACACCTACCACCTGTTTCTCAGGCCCGGACATGCGTTGATCCGGGAGATGGGCGGGCTGCACGGCTTCATGAACTGGCGGCGGCCCCTGTTGACCGACAGCGGGGGCTACCAGGTGTTCAGCCTTTCGGACCTCAAGTCCATTCAGGAAGAGGGGGTGACCTTCCAATCGCATATCGACGGCTCGCGGCACCTGTTCACGCCGGAGTCCGTCATGGAAATAGAGACCGCACTCGGCGCCGATATCATCGCGCCCCTCGACGAGTGTCCACCCTATCCCTGCGACTACGGTTACGCGAAGGATTCCGCCGCCCTGACGTTGCGATGGGCCGAGCGGTCCCAAAAGCGTTTCGACGAACTGGAGGGAGAAAGGGCGCATCCCCAGGCGCTGTTCGGCATCGTGCAGGGAAGCGTCTACGAAGACCTCCGGGTCGACTGCGCGCGGTCGCTGGTGGACCGGGGATTTGACGCCTACGCCATCGGAGGGATGTCGATCGGGGAGCCGAAATCGGCCATGGCGGACCTGATCGACGCCACCGTAGAACACCTGCCGGAAGACCGGCCCCGTTACCTGATGGGCGCCGGCACGCCGGAAGACCTCGTCGACGCCGTGGGACGGGGTATCGACATGTTCGACTGCGTCATTCCCACCCGCGAGGGCCGGAACGGCGCGCTTTACACGCGCTCCGGACGCATCAATATCTATAACGCTCGCTTCAGGGCCGATGACGGACCGATCGATTCATCCTGTTCCTGTTATGCCTGCCGGACCTTCAGCCGCTCGTACATCCGGCACCTTTACCGCGCGGGAGAAATACTGGGTCCGAGAATGGGGACTCTGCACAACATCCACTTCTACGTCGGCCTGGTCTCCGAGATGAGAAAAGCCATCCTGGAAGGCCGTTTTGGCGCGTGGAGCAGGTCGTTTCTGACCGCGTATCGCAGTGAGACCGCAAGAAGTGAGACCGCAAGAAGTGAGACCGCAAGAAGTGAGACCGCAAGAAAGGAGCAACCCCAGTGA
- the yajC gene encoding preprotein translocase subunit YajC, producing the protein MIQDAFAMGPGGGGDASGPGFLISMIPILLMFAIIYLLLIRPQQKRQREHQAMLDALQNGDKVVTQGGIIGVVTGLKADTVTVRIADDVRIDLQRSAISRLISSKKGGKEE; encoded by the coding sequence GTGATTCAAGATGCCTTTGCCATGGGCCCCGGCGGTGGCGGAGACGCTTCCGGACCGGGTTTCCTGATCTCCATGATCCCCATCCTGTTGATGTTCGCGATCATCTACCTTCTGCTGATCCGTCCCCAGCAGAAGCGTCAGCGGGAACACCAGGCCATGCTGGACGCCCTGCAGAACGGGGACAAGGTGGTGACGCAGGGCGGGATCATCGGTGTCGTTACCGGACTGAAGGCGGACACGGTCACGGTGCGTATCGCCGACGACGTCCGCATCGACCTGCAACGCAGCGCCATTTCCCGCCTGATCAGCAGCAAGAAGGGCGGCAAGGAAGAGTAG
- the trmD gene encoding tRNA (guanosine(37)-N1)-methyltransferase TrmD encodes MRIDILTAFPGVFAGPFGESIVGRACRQDLVDVFVHDLRAFTMDRHKTVDDYAYGGSPGMVLKAEPICRGVKHIRRQVDEASRASRADQVDTSSRTDQADEPSGADRTDRSRTVLLSAGGRPFVQDTARSFAELDQLVLICGHYKGVDERVATGLGAEEYSVGDFVVTGGEIPAMMVADAVIRLLPGVLGEMASAVTDSHYEGLLGNAVYTRPENYQEWRVPEVLLSGHHGRIERWERQDALKKTYQHRPELLETVELTGEDMTYLRTLQQDENG; translated from the coding sequence ATGCGTATCGACATTCTCACGGCTTTCCCGGGTGTATTCGCGGGACCCTTCGGGGAGAGTATCGTGGGCCGGGCGTGCCGGCAGGACCTGGTGGATGTCTTCGTCCACGACCTGCGGGCATTTACGATGGACCGCCACAAAACCGTCGATGACTACGCTTACGGTGGAAGCCCGGGCATGGTGCTCAAGGCGGAGCCTATATGCAGGGGCGTAAAGCATATCCGGCGGCAAGTTGACGAAGCGTCCCGGGCGTCCAGGGCTGACCAGGTCGACACGTCGTCCCGGACTGACCAGGCTGACGAACCGTCCGGGGCTGACCGGACTGACCGCTCCCGTACCGTGCTGCTGTCGGCCGGGGGCAGGCCCTTCGTGCAGGATACGGCCAGGTCCTTCGCGGAACTGGACCAGCTGGTCCTGATCTGCGGGCATTACAAGGGTGTCGACGAACGGGTGGCCACGGGCCTGGGCGCCGAGGAGTACTCCGTGGGCGATTTCGTCGTCACCGGCGGAGAGATCCCGGCCATGATGGTCGCCGACGCCGTGATCCGTCTCCTCCCCGGGGTCCTGGGCGAAATGGCTTCCGCGGTCACGGATTCGCACTACGAAGGACTGCTGGGCAACGCCGTGTACACGCGGCCGGAGAACTACCAGGAATGGCGCGTGCCCGAGGTGCTGCTTTCCGGGCACCATGGGCGCATTGAAAGATGGGAAAGGCAGGACGCCCTGAAGAAGACGTACCAGCACCGTCCCGAGTTGCTGGAAACCGTGGAATTGACCGGAGAGGATATGACTTATCTGAGAACCCTTCAACAGGACGAAAACGGGTAG
- the def gene encoding peptide deformylase, translating into MAVRPIRIYGDPVLREKSRPVGEISSALRLLAGDLVDTMYDAEGVGLAAPQVGEPVRMYAVNLGAIGPELFLDRRGPSLDEEPEHLVLVNPRVVKQEGAQTGDEGCLSFPDLFDKVTRPEVVRVEATDLDGRPVEIEGSGLLARVLVHEYDHLEGVLFIDHLSKLRQQFLRGKLRKLKESGQAV; encoded by the coding sequence ATGGCGGTCAGACCCATTCGCATATACGGCGACCCGGTACTCCGGGAAAAGTCCCGCCCGGTGGGGGAGATATCTTCGGCGCTGCGCCTCCTCGCCGGGGACCTGGTCGACACCATGTACGACGCGGAGGGTGTCGGGCTTGCGGCTCCGCAGGTCGGGGAGCCCGTCCGCATGTACGCGGTGAACCTCGGGGCGATCGGTCCGGAACTCTTCCTGGACCGCCGTGGGCCGTCCCTGGACGAAGAGCCGGAACACCTGGTGCTGGTGAACCCGCGCGTCGTCAAGCAGGAAGGCGCGCAGACGGGAGACGAGGGGTGCCTGAGTTTTCCCGATCTGTTCGACAAGGTGACCCGGCCCGAGGTCGTGCGCGTCGAGGCGACGGACCTGGACGGACGCCCCGTCGAGATCGAGGGCAGCGGACTGCTTGCGCGGGTCCTGGTCCATGAGTACGACCACCTGGAGGGCGTCCTGTTCATCGATCACCTCAGCAAGCTCCGCCAGCAGTTCCTCCGCGGCAAGCTGAGGAAGCTCAAGGAGAGCGGTCAGGCGGTCTGA
- the rsmB gene encoding 16S rRNA (cytosine(967)-C(5))-methyltransferase RsmB, whose translation MVRPDHETPTEAGENAPSVRETAPSVRETAPSVRETASSVREIALKALHRAEDRDMGPRDALHALFRRHDYPARDRAFATELVYGSIRWRRRLDWMLGRLLRGKPESLTPWIRLILHMGLYQLMMMDQVPDAAATHESVQLAKRYGHEGTVRLTNAILRSAIRQRDQLSRPPHGGDPVSDLGITHSYPDWLAKRWIDRYGVESAAALMEAGNRPPTLSARVNTARSTPQDLAASLALHGIQVEPGRWLDDFLILRHAGELHGLAAHEAGLFQVQDESAGLAVRLLGPKVGENVVDLCCAPGGKTTYIAQIVGAGGRVIACDTSPHRLRRVEEHRQRMGLGQVRLVVMDGRSPGLDLKADRVLVDAPCSGLGTIARRPDLRWRRTAEDIGRLRGEQLALLEKGAGMVKPGGVLVYSTCTIEPEENEDVVAAFCSRHPGFRPDSPGGWPEELAGVMDGAGRIATLPPVHGVDGSFAARFRKTG comes from the coding sequence ATGGTTCGACCTGACCACGAAACGCCGACCGAGGCCGGAGAGAACGCGCCATCGGTGCGCGAGACTGCCCCATCGGTGCGCGAGACTGCCCCATCGGTGCGCGAGACTGCCTCATCGGTGCGCGAGATCGCGTTGAAAGCGCTGCATCGCGCGGAAGATCGGGACATGGGGCCGCGGGATGCCCTCCATGCCCTCTTCCGGCGGCACGATTACCCGGCCCGGGACCGGGCCTTCGCGACTGAACTGGTATACGGTTCCATCCGCTGGCGCCGCCGCCTGGACTGGATGCTTGGCCGGCTGCTGCGTGGCAAACCGGAGTCGTTGACGCCGTGGATCCGCCTGATCCTCCACATGGGCCTGTACCAGTTGATGATGATGGACCAGGTCCCCGACGCCGCCGCCACCCATGAATCCGTGCAACTCGCCAAGCGCTACGGGCACGAAGGCACCGTCCGCCTGACCAACGCGATCCTGAGGTCGGCCATCCGGCAGCGGGACCAGCTTTCGCGGCCACCGCATGGGGGAGACCCCGTCTCGGACCTCGGCATTACCCATTCCTATCCCGATTGGCTGGCGAAGCGATGGATCGATCGGTACGGCGTGGAATCCGCCGCCGCCCTCATGGAGGCCGGGAACCGGCCGCCGACCCTGTCCGCTCGGGTCAACACGGCGAGGTCCACGCCGCAGGACCTCGCCGCATCGCTTGCGTTGCACGGCATCCAGGTGGAGCCGGGGCGATGGCTCGATGATTTCCTGATTCTTAGGCACGCGGGCGAACTGCACGGACTGGCCGCACATGAGGCGGGACTTTTCCAGGTACAGGACGAAAGCGCGGGTCTCGCGGTGAGGCTTTTGGGCCCGAAAGTGGGCGAGAACGTTGTCGATTTATGTTGCGCTCCGGGCGGAAAAACAACATATATTGCGCAAATTGTGGGCGCGGGCGGACGGGTGATCGCCTGCGATACGTCACCGCATCGACTCCGCCGCGTGGAGGAACACCGGCAGCGAATGGGGTTGGGGCAGGTGCGTCTTGTCGTCATGGACGGCCGGTCGCCCGGCCTGGATTTAAAGGCCGACCGGGTCCTGGTGGATGCGCCCTGTTCCGGTCTCGGCACCATCGCGCGCAGGCCCGATCTGCGGTGGCGGAGAACGGCGGAGGACATCGGCCGGCTCCGCGGCGAGCAACTGGCGTTGCTGGAGAAAGGCGCCGGCATGGTGAAGCCGGGCGGCGTCCTGGTGTACAGCACGTGCACCATCGAGCCTGAAGAGAACGAGGACGTCGTGGCCGCGTTTTGCAGCAGGCATCCCGGTTTTCGTCCGGACAGCCCCGGCGGCTGGCCGGAGGAACTGGCCGGAGTAATGGACGGCGCGGGCCGGATCGCCACGCTTCCGCCGGTACACGGGGTGGACGGGAGTTTCGCGGCGCGGTTTCGAAAAACCGGCTGA
- the rplS gene encoding 50S ribosomal protein L19 encodes MNALDTITQDQLRTDLPEFRAGDTIRMEVKVREGDKERVQLFQGVVIQRSGYGIGETVTVRKISQGIGVERIFPLHSPSVGKIQVLRRGKVRQSRIYYLRKLKGKAARIAERRN; translated from the coding sequence ATGAACGCATTAGACACGATCACCCAGGACCAGCTGCGGACCGACCTGCCGGAATTCCGTGCCGGAGACACCATTCGGATGGAGGTCAAGGTCCGCGAAGGCGACAAGGAACGCGTACAGCTTTTCCAGGGCGTGGTTATCCAGCGGTCCGGCTACGGCATCGGCGAGACCGTCACGGTCCGCAAGATCTCACAGGGGATCGGCGTCGAGCGCATCTTCCCGCTGCATTCGCCGTCGGTTGGAAAGATCCAGGTGCTGCGCAGGGGCAAGGTGCGGCAATCTCGCATCTACTACCTGAGGAAGCTCAAGGGCAAGGCCGCCCGGATCGCCGAGCGGCGCAACTGA
- the fmt gene encoding methionyl-tRNA formyltransferase, translating to MRVVYMGTPAFAVPSLEALIGRPEHEVAGVVTGPDRPKGRGLKTAPSPVKETALRHGIPLWQPEKLRDPGFLDALRSLDAGLFVVVAFRILPDELLAIPPRGTINLHPSLLPRYRGAAPIQWAVMNGDEVTGVTTFLVERKVDTGDILCQETVPIGPEETAGGLHDRLSRTGADLLLRTVDRVADGRITPRPQRGEASPAPRISREDGRIDWRLPARAIHNRVRGLNPIPMAFTTWRGQRLRVISSQPLSLKGEGEGGGPPGEIVSADERRGITVQTGEGGLRLTMVQPEGRSRIEGAEFVRGYRPVAGDLLGGS from the coding sequence ATGCGCGTGGTCTACATGGGTACGCCCGCCTTCGCGGTGCCAAGCCTCGAGGCGCTGATCGGCCGCCCGGAACACGAGGTGGCCGGCGTCGTCACCGGCCCCGACCGACCGAAGGGGCGGGGATTGAAGACCGCGCCTTCACCGGTGAAGGAAACCGCCCTACGGCATGGTATACCGCTCTGGCAGCCGGAGAAGTTGCGCGACCCGGGTTTCCTGGACGCCCTTCGGTCCCTGGACGCCGGCCTGTTCGTGGTCGTGGCCTTCCGCATCCTGCCGGACGAACTGCTGGCCATCCCCCCGCGCGGCACGATCAACCTGCATCCTTCCCTCCTGCCCCGGTACCGCGGCGCGGCGCCCATCCAGTGGGCGGTGATGAACGGGGACGAGGTTACGGGCGTCACCACGTTCCTGGTCGAAAGGAAGGTGGACACGGGCGACATCCTCTGCCAGGAGACCGTGCCGATCGGACCGGAAGAAACCGCCGGCGGACTGCACGACCGACTGTCCCGCACCGGCGCGGACCTGCTCCTGCGCACGGTGGATCGGGTGGCGGACGGCCGCATAACGCCGCGTCCGCAACGGGGCGAAGCGTCGCCCGCGCCGAGGATCTCCCGGGAGGACGGCCGCATAGACTGGCGGCTGCCGGCCCGTGCCATACACAACAGGGTGCGCGGCCTGAACCCAATCCCCATGGCCTTCACCACCTGGCGCGGCCAGCGCCTCCGGGTTATTTCGAGTCAGCCCCTCAGCCTGAAAGGGGAAGGGGAAGGGGGCGGGCCGCCCGGAGAGATCGTCTCCGCCGACGAACGCCGGGGCATCACGGTGCAGACCGGAGAAGGCGGGTTGAGGCTGACCATGGTGCAGCCCGAGGGCCGGAGCAGGATCGAAGGCGCGGAATTTGTGAGAGGATACCGGCCCGTAGCAGGCGACCTTCTCGGCGGCTCCTAG
- the ffh gene encoding signal recognition particle protein, whose protein sequence is MVFEELTGRMEGIVRNLRGQGKLTEKNIDDSLRQVRRALLEADVNFKVARTFIDSVKVKALGQGVLRNLSPGQQMVGIVHQELISLMGEEAVEVALAESPPTIVMLAGLQGSGKTTATGKLALHFLSAGHRPILAAADIYRPAAVKQLQVLGEQLDVPVVALGDGRSPLAICRVAVDRADREDHDVVILDTAGRLHVDEEMMDELRGIREAVHPHEILLVVDGMTGQDAVNVAEVFDQHLDIDGCILTKMDGDARGGAALSIRQITRKPIKFVGVGEKLDALELFHPERMASRILGMGDVVSLVERAQAAIDVEEARKLETKLRKQTFDLEDFRSQLQQLGKMGSMQELVEMMPGVNKRALKDMDMDEKALVRMDAILSSMTRHERARPVVINGSRRRRIARGSGTSVQEVNQLLKQYNMMQKMMKQLNRPGALERLGQKMLPFG, encoded by the coding sequence ATCGTGTTTGAAGAACTGACCGGACGCATGGAAGGAATCGTCCGGAATCTCCGCGGCCAGGGCAAGCTGACGGAGAAGAACATCGACGACAGCCTCCGGCAGGTGCGCCGCGCCTTGCTGGAAGCCGATGTGAATTTCAAGGTAGCCCGGACCTTCATCGACTCGGTCAAGGTAAAGGCCCTGGGGCAGGGCGTGCTCAGGAACCTTTCCCCGGGGCAGCAGATGGTGGGGATCGTCCACCAGGAGCTGATCTCCCTGATGGGCGAGGAAGCCGTCGAGGTCGCCCTCGCGGAATCGCCGCCGACCATCGTCATGCTGGCCGGCCTGCAGGGGTCCGGCAAGACGACGGCCACGGGGAAGCTGGCCCTCCACTTCCTCAGTGCGGGCCACCGGCCCATACTGGCCGCGGCGGATATCTACCGGCCCGCGGCGGTGAAGCAGCTGCAGGTACTCGGCGAACAGCTGGACGTGCCGGTCGTGGCCCTCGGGGACGGCCGGTCTCCTCTGGCCATCTGCAGGGTCGCCGTGGACCGCGCGGACCGGGAGGACCACGACGTCGTCATCCTGGACACGGCGGGTCGACTGCACGTCGATGAGGAGATGATGGATGAACTCCGCGGGATCCGCGAGGCGGTACATCCCCACGAGATCCTGCTCGTGGTGGACGGGATGACGGGACAGGACGCGGTCAACGTGGCCGAGGTCTTCGACCAGCACCTTGACATCGACGGCTGTATCCTGACGAAGATGGATGGGGACGCCCGCGGCGGCGCGGCGCTGTCCATTCGGCAGATTACCCGGAAGCCCATCAAGTTCGTGGGCGTCGGCGAGAAACTGGACGCCCTGGAGTTGTTCCATCCCGAACGGATGGCGTCCCGGATCCTGGGGATGGGCGACGTGGTTTCCCTGGTCGAGCGCGCACAGGCTGCCATCGACGTGGAGGAAGCGCGCAAGCTCGAAACGAAACTACGCAAGCAGACCTTCGATCTTGAGGATTTCCGGTCGCAGCTCCAGCAACTGGGAAAAATGGGTTCCATGCAGGAACTGGTCGAAATGATGCCGGGAGTAAACAAGAGGGCGTTGAAGGATATGGACATGGATGAGAAAGCGCTCGTTCGCATGGACGCCATTCTGAGTTCCATGACCAGACACGAAAGGGCGCGCCCCGTGGTCATCAATGGCAGCAGGCGCCGCCGGATCGCGCGGGGAAGCGGCACGAGCGTACAGGAGGTGAACCAGTTACTGAAACAATACAACATGATGCAGAAAATGATGAAGCAGTTGAACCGGCCGGGCGCCCTCGAACGGCTCGGTCAGAAAATGCTGCCTTTCGGGTAG
- a CDS encoding ABC transporter ATP-binding protein, which yields MIEIVHLRKAFGKPVLKDVNLTIESGETMVIIGRSGCGKSVLLKHITGLLHPDGGTLLVDGRDVTRLYGTKLDEIRKRFGFLFQGGALFDSMTVGENVGIALKVHTDRTEAEINERVRTCLQMVGLSDVEEQKPAELSGGMRKRVGLARAIAMNPEYILYDEPTTGLDPIMADIINDLILDMNQRLSVTAIAVTHDMISAYKIADRIAMLHDGVIHMVGTPDEIRNCDDALVQQFILGRGEGPIKSLE from the coding sequence ATGATCGAAATCGTACACTTGAGAAAAGCCTTCGGGAAACCGGTGCTGAAGGATGTCAACCTGACCATCGAGTCCGGGGAGACCATGGTCATCATCGGCCGGAGCGGATGCGGTAAGAGCGTGCTGCTCAAGCACATCACAGGCCTGCTGCACCCGGACGGCGGAACGCTGCTGGTGGACGGCAGGGACGTGACCAGGCTGTACGGCACGAAGCTGGACGAAATCCGGAAGCGGTTCGGTTTCCTGTTCCAGGGCGGCGCCCTCTTCGATTCCATGACCGTGGGCGAGAACGTGGGGATCGCCCTGAAGGTACACACCGACCGGACCGAGGCGGAGATCAACGAACGGGTCCGGACCTGCCTCCAGATGGTCGGCCTGTCTGACGTGGAGGAACAGAAGCCGGCGGAACTTTCGGGCGGCATGCGCAAGAGAGTGGGACTCGCCAGGGCGATCGCCATGAACCCGGAGTACATTCTCTACGACGAACCCACTACGGGTTTGGATCCCATCATGGCGGACATCATCAACGACCTGATCCTGGACATGAACCAACGGCTGTCGGTGACGGCGATCGCAGTGACCCACGACATGATCAGCGCGTACAAGATCGCGGACCGCATCGCCATGCTCCACGACGGGGTGATTCACATGGTGGGGACACCGGACGAGATCCGGAACTGTGACGACGCGCTGGTGCAACAGTTCATCCTGGGCCGCGGCGAAGGCCCCATCAAATCGCTGGAATAG
- the rimM gene encoding ribosome maturation factor RimM (Essential for efficient processing of 16S rRNA): MSADWINIGFIRKPHGLKGFVRVEGLSDAPDRFADLVRIGVELKDGRRESLEIERCDRDGNGWRMKFHGVDKAEHAERLRGAYIQVPEEAVAPLPRDAYYVFELEGCAVVSDEGEEIGTLREVMSLPANDVFVVDTPTGEAMIPAVRDIVVELDPGEDRIVVRKIPGLIS; encoded by the coding sequence GTGAGCGCAGACTGGATCAATATCGGATTCATCCGCAAACCCCACGGCCTCAAGGGCTTCGTCCGCGTGGAAGGACTGTCGGACGCACCGGACCGGTTCGCGGACCTGGTCCGGATCGGCGTGGAACTGAAGGACGGACGGCGGGAGTCGCTTGAGATCGAACGCTGCGACCGGGACGGGAACGGCTGGCGGATGAAGTTCCACGGGGTCGATAAGGCGGAGCATGCGGAACGGCTCCGCGGCGCGTACATCCAGGTGCCCGAAGAAGCCGTCGCCCCGTTGCCCCGTGACGCGTATTATGTCTTCGAACTCGAAGGCTGCGCGGTCGTTTCCGACGAAGGAGAAGAGATCGGAACCCTCCGCGAGGTGATGTCCCTGCCCGCGAACGACGTGTTCGTGGTGGACACGCCAACAGGAGAAGCGATGATCCCGGCGGTCCGGGACATCGTGGTGGAACTCGATCCCGGTGAGGACAGGATCGTCGTACGGAAGATCCCGGGATTGATCTCGTAG